In the genome of Leptospira inadai serovar Lyme str. 10, one region contains:
- the tnpC gene encoding IS66 family transposase, with the protein MSREELLAENEELKVLLHNIQKDNASLRSKISSLENLVLGYRKELYGSKSEKIDPSEILQGKLFNEIEESQNDSPGLYNGHADEKVEIHSHTRKKPGRKPIPDHIPREEIIHDIPESEKICNCGQELSRIGEETSEKLDIIPQKVFVVKHIRYKYACKHCNGDERNEAGSVIKTAPLPPQLLPQSIATPGLVAYLLTSKFVDHLPFYRMEKIFRRMGLELPRSTMCNWTKQVYEKCKPFVSILKQQLLEGSLIGIDETTLQVMKEPNRSNTTKSYMWLFRGGHPDKPVLLYLYRETRSAEFIPKFLNRYQGCIQTDAFSSYDSNFRNWKGVLHGGCFAHARRKFYSVWQSEEDRIAGYVILRLREVYAVEKEIRKQKLHSLCLFSKIQKIREEKSKPILDDLKTFLDSAYSQVLPKSPIGEAIRYTLNEWERLTIYLSHGEFYIDNNLVENGIRPFVIGRKNWLFSGSPDGAEASTFFFSIVQTAIANKKDPYAVLRTLFEGVPASHLTQDFESLFSKSMGWV; encoded by the coding sequence GTGTCTAGAGAGGAACTTTTAGCGGAAAACGAAGAGCTTAAAGTATTATTGCATAATATACAGAAAGATAATGCGTCTCTTCGTTCTAAGATTAGTTCTTTGGAGAATCTCGTTCTCGGCTATCGCAAAGAATTGTATGGAAGCAAATCGGAGAAGATAGACCCGAGCGAAATCCTACAGGGAAAATTGTTCAACGAAATAGAAGAATCACAAAACGATTCTCCCGGGTTATACAATGGACATGCGGACGAGAAAGTCGAAATCCATTCTCATACTCGCAAAAAACCTGGTAGAAAGCCGATCCCGGATCATATACCGAGAGAGGAAATCATTCATGATATCCCTGAATCGGAGAAGATCTGTAACTGCGGGCAAGAACTTAGCCGGATCGGAGAAGAGACATCCGAGAAGCTGGATATCATTCCTCAGAAGGTATTTGTTGTAAAACACATCCGATACAAATACGCATGCAAACATTGTAATGGAGACGAAAGAAACGAAGCGGGAAGCGTAATAAAGACGGCCCCTCTTCCTCCGCAGTTACTACCGCAAAGTATTGCAACGCCGGGGCTTGTAGCGTATCTCTTAACGAGTAAATTCGTAGATCATCTTCCATTTTACAGAATGGAGAAGATATTTCGTAGAATGGGTCTGGAATTGCCCCGTTCAACGATGTGCAATTGGACAAAACAAGTGTATGAGAAGTGCAAGCCATTCGTTTCTATTTTAAAACAACAGTTACTCGAAGGATCTTTGATCGGGATAGACGAAACTACGCTTCAAGTAATGAAAGAACCGAACAGATCCAATACGACTAAGTCGTATATGTGGCTGTTTCGAGGAGGTCATCCGGATAAACCGGTATTACTTTATCTTTATAGAGAAACAAGGTCTGCGGAGTTCATCCCGAAATTCTTGAATCGATACCAGGGTTGTATTCAGACCGACGCTTTTAGTAGCTATGATTCCAATTTTAGAAATTGGAAAGGAGTGCTTCATGGAGGATGCTTCGCGCACGCGAGAAGGAAATTTTACTCGGTCTGGCAGTCGGAAGAAGATCGTATTGCAGGCTATGTCATCTTAAGACTCAGGGAAGTCTACGCGGTCGAAAAAGAAATTCGAAAACAAAAACTTCACTCTCTATGTTTATTTTCAAAGATTCAAAAAATCAGGGAAGAAAAATCAAAACCTATTTTGGATGATTTAAAAACATTCTTAGACAGCGCCTATTCTCAAGTCCTTCCAAAGAGTCCGATCGGCGAGGCAATTCGTTATACCTTAAACGAATGGGAGCGATTGACGATTTATCTTTCTCATGGAGAATTTTATATCGATAACAATCTTGTCGAAAATGGAATTCGACCCTTCGTAATCGGACGAAAGAATTGGCTATTCTCAGGCAGCCCTGACGGAGCTGAGGCCAGCACTTTCTTTTTTTCTATCGTTCAAACCGCTATCGCTAACAAAAAAGATCCCTATGCCGTCCTTCGTACTCTTTTCGAAGGGGTGCCTGCCTCCCATTTAACACAAGATTTTGAAAGTCTTTTTTCAAAATCGATGGGATGGGTTTAA
- a CDS encoding type II toxin-antitoxin system PemK/MazF family toxin produces MVVSQYEVYLINLDPTIGHEIKKSRPCVLISPNEMNKFIGTVIIAPMTTKSHSYPTRIELTFQSKKGWIVLDQIRTVDKARLIKKLGKIESKTIAKVKQVIREMLVD; encoded by the coding sequence ATGGTAGTGTCTCAATACGAAGTATATTTAATCAATTTAGATCCGACAATCGGACATGAAATCAAAAAATCGAGACCCTGTGTTCTAATATCACCGAACGAGATGAATAAGTTCATTGGCACAGTTATCATTGCGCCTATGACTACAAAATCACATTCATATCCGACAAGAATAGAGCTAACCTTTCAAAGTAAAAAGGGTTGGATAGTTTTGGACCAAATTCGAACCGTTGATAAAGCTCGTTTGATTAAAAAGCTTGGCAAGATTGAATCTAAGACTATTGCTAAAGTTAAACAAGTTATTCGAGAAATGCTAGTAGACTAA